A genome region from Gouania willdenowi chromosome 9, fGouWil2.1, whole genome shotgun sequence includes the following:
- the snapc4 gene encoding snRNA-activating protein complex subunit 4 isoform X1 — protein MSAALGAERDRIQREVEELERNLSVSQRELELLSSETDDESDSEDIECKETSVRRSSGLFAEKDKLQKEIQNLEEVLGDYRPVCDSDDDDGLSSESELGLSPSVDSCLQMNLVYQQVIQETLEQLQTLLTQNYRQQRELMCQLSGPIKEPSRGQNNRCPSYQQPITMYLGHFLKPYFKDKLTGLGPPANQETKRRNSKITGCLENNKFKLKRWQSWQRSLLIHCVSKDRLKRMIQPKLSKLEFLSLRLSSAVESDKQRLRDQINTLERDIELLREKKEEEMIGVRYEVHDWQKISNVDFEGLRYAEDIHCFWVNFLHPSINKLPWQPEEMVQLEAVARKWHHRHWDSIAEELGTGRTAFMCLQMFQRYISDTLKRSVWTPAEDDLLRELVDRMRIRNFIPYTQISYFMEGRQPNQLIYRWTGVLDPRLKKGPWTAEEDQLLLQAVSRHGAKNWFRICLEVPGRTDGSCRDRYLDCLKEGLKKGPFDSQEKTLLLQLVKKHGVGRWSKISAEIPQRNDAQCLRAWRALRKIQDRAVRWTPASSTKVKQEEEEGNSEEEEVDYMDSSEEDTVKNNVELDQDEVEDEYSVPPMSAWIPAEGPSSLDVLTFRHVAPPSAAEPGGQSVRCTLVGNSGSVTALYAPPAELKAAERHRTSSLLMMTLQQLQAHIRRLFRSLDNGKHRPRRTTQCGRRVNSGPLNDARLNNQLQAAVTPWVGNLLVPERQLRIVSDALREQVEKSRLSEESLLMLMKEVKREVITSQAYSKVGGVTAALTGRTPSLVNQDPAPVVHSSACLTRIQEAPQSLAHVIVLPSPSTLTSPSGLSLAPPPSVLTNNQSPCRSALNSDALLKVELSDSASRGQRPKPAISNKGLIQDRKRTRKPSQKVREQQGSTSENDELKKKKKKRKRSSTPSSAPPSPAPLSSCISVPPSAPSVLVFVGPWQAPPSAFQKVVPAPSLRKKDLYTDWSLLFLKPDAGLLDWLNGRGGGPYLPPSVCTLKALSELLRTRKALITSSKQLLSGQDSFQSSLTLKDNQRPGLSPIPEEDQQEAELISALRPMVRECFSANPAYRALKNHFLSCFTVSALLATIQPIREQSDTFQLEEEQLQEREKGELRDPGCCVMSRENQPITSLASTAPS, from the exons ATGTCTGCAGCTCTGGGCGCAGAGAGAGACCGGATCCAGAGAGAGGTGGAAGAACTGGAGAGAAACCTGTCCGTGAGCCAGAGAGAACTGGAGCTGCTGAGCAGTGAGACAG ATGATGAGTCGGACAGCGAGGACATTGAATGTAAGGAGACATCGGTTAGACGG TCCTCAGGTTTGTTTGCTGAAAAAGACAAACTACAGAAAGAGATTCAGAACCTGGAGGAAGTGCTGGGAGACTACAGACCTGTCTGTGACTCAG ACGATGATGATGGCCTCAGCAGTGAG AGTGAACTTGGTCTGTCGCCGTCAGTGGATTCTTGTCTCCAGATGAATCTTGTTTATCAGCAAGTTATTCAAGAAACCTTGGAACAGCTACAGACACTACTGACACAGAACTACAGACAGCAG AGAGAGCTGATGTGTCAGCTCAGCGGACCAATCAAAGAGCCTTCCAGAGGACAGAACAACCGCTGCCCCTCCTACCAGCAGCCAATCACAATGTACCTGGGACACTTCCTGAAACCCTACTTCAAAGACAAACTGACAGGCCTG GGTcctccagccaatcaggagacgAAGAGGCGAAACTCCAAGATAACAGGATGTTTGGAAAACAACAAGTTTAAACTGAAAcgat ggcaGAGCTGGCAGAGGTCACTTCTCATTCATTGTGTATCGAAGGATCGTCTGAAGAGGATGATTCAGCCTAAACTGTCAAA gttGGAGTTCCTCTCTCTCAGACTGTCTTCAGCTGTGGAATCAGACAAACAACGACTCAGAGACCAAATAAACACTTTAGAGCGAGACATTGAGTTGCTGAG AGAGAAGAAGGAAGAGGAGATGATTGGTGTTCGATATGAAGTGCATGATTGGCAGAAGATCTCCAATGTTGAT tttgaaGGGCTCAGATACGCTGAGGACATTCACTGTTTTTGGGTAAACTTCCTCCACCCGTCAATCAACAAGTTACCATGGCAACCTGAGGAGATGGTGCAGCTAGAGGCGGTTGCTAGGAAATGGCATCACAGACACTGGGACAGCATTGCTGAGGAGCTGGGA ACGGGGAGGACGGCCTTCATGTGTCTCCAGATGTTTCAGCGCTATATATCCGACACGCTGAAACGCAGCGTTTGGACACCGGCTGAGGACGACTTGCTTAGAGAGCTTGTGGACAGAATGAGGATCAGAAACTTCATCCCTTACACTCAGA TCAGTTACTTCATGGAGGGACGACAGCCCAATCAGCTCATCTACCGTTGGACCGGCGTTCTGGATCCACGACTGAAGAAAGGCCCATGGACCGCAGAGGAGGACCAG cTGCTGCTTCAGGCTGTGTCTCGTCATGGAGCGAAGAACTGGTTTAGGATCTGTTTGGAGGTTCCTGGTCGTACCGACGGTTCCTGCCGAGACAG GTATCTGGACTGTCTAAAGGAGGGATTGAAAAAAGGTCCGTTCGACTCTCAGGAGAAGACGCTTCTTCTGcagctggtgaagaaacacGGAGTGG GTCGTTGGTCAAAGATCTCCGCTGAGATTCCTCAACGCAACGACGCCCAGTGTCTGAGAGCCTGGAGAGCTCTGAGAAAGATTCAG GACAGAGCAGTGAGGTGGACCCCAGCCTCCAGCACCAAAGTGAagcaagaggaggaggaggggaactctgaggaagaggaggtggaCTACATGGACAGCAGTGAGGAAGACACAGTGAAGAACAACGTGGAACTGGACCAGGATGAGGTGGAGGATGAGTACAGTGTCCCTCCAATGAGTGCGTGGATCCCTGCAGAGGGACCTTCATCGTTAGACGTGCTGACCTTCAGACATGTGGCCCCTCCATCAGCTGCGGAGCCTGGAGGTCAGAGCGTTCGCTGCACTTTGGTGGGAAACAGCGGCAGTGTCACAGCGCTGTACGCCCCTCCTGCAGAGCTCAAAGCAGCTGAGCGCCATCGCACATCCTCTCTGTTGATGATGACTCTACAGCAGCTTCAGGCTCACATACGCCGCCTCTTTCGGTCGCTCGATAATGGAAAGCACCGCCCACGCCGTACCACCCAATGTGGTCGGCGAGTCAACTCAGGACCACTAAATGATGCCAGACTAAACAACCAACTGCAGGCCGCTGTTACGCCGTGGGTCGGAAACCTGCTGGTCCCAGAGCGGCAGCTGCGTATCGTATCGGATGCCCTGAGGGAACAAGTGGAGAAGAGCCGACTCTCTGAGGAGtcgctgctgatgctgatgaaGGAAGTGAAGAGGGAAGTGATCACATCACAAGCCTACTCGAAAGTGGGCGGGGTCACAGCTGCTCTCACAGGAAGAACGCCTTCACTGGTTAATCAGGACCCAGCGCCCGTTGTCCACAGTTCTGCCTGCCTTACTCGCATTCAG GAGGCCCCCCAAAGCCTCGCCCACGTCATTGTCCTACCTTCGCCCAGCACGCTGACCTCGCCCTCAGGCCTCAGTTTAGCTCCACCTCCTTCTGTATTGACCAATAATCAGAGTCCATGCCGCTCGGCTCTGAACTCTGACGCCCTTTTAAAGGTTGAACTCAGTGACTCTGCCTCCAGAGGTCAGCGCCCTAAACCCGCCATCAGTAATAAAGGTCTGATCCAGGACAGGAAGAGGACCCGAAAACCAAGTCAGAAGGTCCGAGAACAACAGGGGTCCACCAGCGAGAAT GATGagttgaagaagaagaagaagaagagaaagaggAGCTCCACACCTTCATCAGCACCTCCATCTCCTGCTCCACTCTCCTCCTGCATCTCCGTTCCTCCATCAGCTCCTTCAGTCCTGGTCTTCGTTGGTCCGTGGCAGGCCCCGCCCTCTGCTTTCCAAAAGGTAGTCCCAGCTCCCTCTCTCAGGAAGAAGGATCTGTACACTGATTGGTCCCTGCTGTTCCTGAAGCCTGATGCGGGGCTCCTGGATTGGTTGAATGGAAGGGGGGGCGGGCCCTATCTTCCACCCTCCGTATGCACTCTGAAAGCACTCAGTGAGCTGCTTCGTACCAGGAAGGCTCTGATTACCTCCTCCAAACAGCTGCTGAGTGGACAGGACAGCTTTCAATCAAGCCTCACCCTCAAGGACAATCAGAGACCAG GTCTAAGTCCCATCCCTGAGGAGGaccagcaggaggcggagctaatTTCAGCACTGCGACCAATGGTCAGGGAGTGTTTCTCGGCTAACCCTGCATACCGAGCCCTGAAGAACCACTTCCTGTCCTGCTTCACTGTCTCCGCCCTCCTTGCCACcatccaaccaatcagggagcagTCTGACACCTTTCAGCTGGAGGAGGAGCAGCTacaggaaagagagaaaggggAGTTaag AGACCCGGGTTGCTGTGTGATGTCACGGGAAAACCAGCCAATCACATCTCTTGCATCGACAGCTCCGTCATGA
- the snapc4 gene encoding snRNA-activating protein complex subunit 4 isoform X2: MSAALGAERDRIQREVEELERNLSVSQRELELLSSETDDESDSEDIECKETSVRRSSGLFAEKDKLQKEIQNLEEVLGDYRPVCDSDDDDGLSSESELGLSPSVDSCLQMNLVYQQVIQETLEQLQTLLTQNYRQQRELMCQLSGPIKEPSRGQNNRCPSYQQPITMYLGHFLKPYFKDKLTGLGPPANQETKRRNSKITGCLENNKFKLKRWQSWQRSLLIHCVSKDRLKRMIQPKLSKLEFLSLRLSSAVESDKQRLRDQINTLERDIELLREKKEEEMIGVRYEVHDWQKISNVDFEGLRYAEDIHCFWVNFLHPSINKLPWQPEEMVQLEAVARKWHHRHWDSIAEELGTGRTAFMCLQMFQRYISDTLKRSVWTPAEDDLLRELVDRMRIRNFIPYTQISYFMEGRQPNQLIYRWTGVLDPRLKKGPWTAEEDQLLLQAVSRHGAKNWFRICLEVPGRTDGSCRDRYLDCLKEGLKKGPFDSQEKTLLLQLVKKHGVGRWSKISAEIPQRNDAQCLRAWRALRKIQDRAVRWTPASSTKVKQEEEEGNSEEEEVDYMDSSEEDTVKNNVELDQDEVEDEYSVPPMSAWIPAEGPSSLDVLTFRHVAPPSAAEPGGQSVRCTLVGNSGSVTALYAPPAELKAAERHRTSSLLMMTLQQLQAHIRRLFRSLDNGKHRPRRTTQCGRRVNSGPLNDARLNNQLQAAVTPWVGNLLVPERQLRIVSDALREQVEKSRLSEESLLMLMKEVKREVITSQAYSKVGGVTAALTGRTPSLVNQDPAPVVHSSACLTRIQEAPQSLAHVIVLPSPSTLTSPSGLSLAPPPSVLTNNQSPCRSALNSDALLKVELSDSASRGQRPKPAISNKGLIQDRKRTRKPSQKVREQQGSTSENDELKKKKKKRKRSSTPSSAPPSPAPLSSCISVPPSAPSVLVFVGPWQAPPSAFQKPDAGLLDWLNGRGGGPYLPPSVCTLKALSELLRTRKALITSSKQLLSGQDSFQSSLTLKDNQRPGLSPIPEEDQQEAELISALRPMVRECFSANPAYRALKNHFLSCFTVSALLATIQPIREQSDTFQLEEEQLQEREKGELRDPGCCVMSRENQPITSLASTAPS, from the exons ATGTCTGCAGCTCTGGGCGCAGAGAGAGACCGGATCCAGAGAGAGGTGGAAGAACTGGAGAGAAACCTGTCCGTGAGCCAGAGAGAACTGGAGCTGCTGAGCAGTGAGACAG ATGATGAGTCGGACAGCGAGGACATTGAATGTAAGGAGACATCGGTTAGACGG TCCTCAGGTTTGTTTGCTGAAAAAGACAAACTACAGAAAGAGATTCAGAACCTGGAGGAAGTGCTGGGAGACTACAGACCTGTCTGTGACTCAG ACGATGATGATGGCCTCAGCAGTGAG AGTGAACTTGGTCTGTCGCCGTCAGTGGATTCTTGTCTCCAGATGAATCTTGTTTATCAGCAAGTTATTCAAGAAACCTTGGAACAGCTACAGACACTACTGACACAGAACTACAGACAGCAG AGAGAGCTGATGTGTCAGCTCAGCGGACCAATCAAAGAGCCTTCCAGAGGACAGAACAACCGCTGCCCCTCCTACCAGCAGCCAATCACAATGTACCTGGGACACTTCCTGAAACCCTACTTCAAAGACAAACTGACAGGCCTG GGTcctccagccaatcaggagacgAAGAGGCGAAACTCCAAGATAACAGGATGTTTGGAAAACAACAAGTTTAAACTGAAAcgat ggcaGAGCTGGCAGAGGTCACTTCTCATTCATTGTGTATCGAAGGATCGTCTGAAGAGGATGATTCAGCCTAAACTGTCAAA gttGGAGTTCCTCTCTCTCAGACTGTCTTCAGCTGTGGAATCAGACAAACAACGACTCAGAGACCAAATAAACACTTTAGAGCGAGACATTGAGTTGCTGAG AGAGAAGAAGGAAGAGGAGATGATTGGTGTTCGATATGAAGTGCATGATTGGCAGAAGATCTCCAATGTTGAT tttgaaGGGCTCAGATACGCTGAGGACATTCACTGTTTTTGGGTAAACTTCCTCCACCCGTCAATCAACAAGTTACCATGGCAACCTGAGGAGATGGTGCAGCTAGAGGCGGTTGCTAGGAAATGGCATCACAGACACTGGGACAGCATTGCTGAGGAGCTGGGA ACGGGGAGGACGGCCTTCATGTGTCTCCAGATGTTTCAGCGCTATATATCCGACACGCTGAAACGCAGCGTTTGGACACCGGCTGAGGACGACTTGCTTAGAGAGCTTGTGGACAGAATGAGGATCAGAAACTTCATCCCTTACACTCAGA TCAGTTACTTCATGGAGGGACGACAGCCCAATCAGCTCATCTACCGTTGGACCGGCGTTCTGGATCCACGACTGAAGAAAGGCCCATGGACCGCAGAGGAGGACCAG cTGCTGCTTCAGGCTGTGTCTCGTCATGGAGCGAAGAACTGGTTTAGGATCTGTTTGGAGGTTCCTGGTCGTACCGACGGTTCCTGCCGAGACAG GTATCTGGACTGTCTAAAGGAGGGATTGAAAAAAGGTCCGTTCGACTCTCAGGAGAAGACGCTTCTTCTGcagctggtgaagaaacacGGAGTGG GTCGTTGGTCAAAGATCTCCGCTGAGATTCCTCAACGCAACGACGCCCAGTGTCTGAGAGCCTGGAGAGCTCTGAGAAAGATTCAG GACAGAGCAGTGAGGTGGACCCCAGCCTCCAGCACCAAAGTGAagcaagaggaggaggaggggaactctgaggaagaggaggtggaCTACATGGACAGCAGTGAGGAAGACACAGTGAAGAACAACGTGGAACTGGACCAGGATGAGGTGGAGGATGAGTACAGTGTCCCTCCAATGAGTGCGTGGATCCCTGCAGAGGGACCTTCATCGTTAGACGTGCTGACCTTCAGACATGTGGCCCCTCCATCAGCTGCGGAGCCTGGAGGTCAGAGCGTTCGCTGCACTTTGGTGGGAAACAGCGGCAGTGTCACAGCGCTGTACGCCCCTCCTGCAGAGCTCAAAGCAGCTGAGCGCCATCGCACATCCTCTCTGTTGATGATGACTCTACAGCAGCTTCAGGCTCACATACGCCGCCTCTTTCGGTCGCTCGATAATGGAAAGCACCGCCCACGCCGTACCACCCAATGTGGTCGGCGAGTCAACTCAGGACCACTAAATGATGCCAGACTAAACAACCAACTGCAGGCCGCTGTTACGCCGTGGGTCGGAAACCTGCTGGTCCCAGAGCGGCAGCTGCGTATCGTATCGGATGCCCTGAGGGAACAAGTGGAGAAGAGCCGACTCTCTGAGGAGtcgctgctgatgctgatgaaGGAAGTGAAGAGGGAAGTGATCACATCACAAGCCTACTCGAAAGTGGGCGGGGTCACAGCTGCTCTCACAGGAAGAACGCCTTCACTGGTTAATCAGGACCCAGCGCCCGTTGTCCACAGTTCTGCCTGCCTTACTCGCATTCAG GAGGCCCCCCAAAGCCTCGCCCACGTCATTGTCCTACCTTCGCCCAGCACGCTGACCTCGCCCTCAGGCCTCAGTTTAGCTCCACCTCCTTCTGTATTGACCAATAATCAGAGTCCATGCCGCTCGGCTCTGAACTCTGACGCCCTTTTAAAGGTTGAACTCAGTGACTCTGCCTCCAGAGGTCAGCGCCCTAAACCCGCCATCAGTAATAAAGGTCTGATCCAGGACAGGAAGAGGACCCGAAAACCAAGTCAGAAGGTCCGAGAACAACAGGGGTCCACCAGCGAGAAT GATGagttgaagaagaagaagaagaagagaaagaggAGCTCCACACCTTCATCAGCACCTCCATCTCCTGCTCCACTCTCCTCCTGCATCTCCGTTCCTCCATCAGCTCCTTCAGTCCTGGTCTTCGTTGGTCCGTGGCAGGCCCCGCCCTCTGCTTTCCAAAAG CCTGATGCGGGGCTCCTGGATTGGTTGAATGGAAGGGGGGGCGGGCCCTATCTTCCACCCTCCGTATGCACTCTGAAAGCACTCAGTGAGCTGCTTCGTACCAGGAAGGCTCTGATTACCTCCTCCAAACAGCTGCTGAGTGGACAGGACAGCTTTCAATCAAGCCTCACCCTCAAGGACAATCAGAGACCAG GTCTAAGTCCCATCCCTGAGGAGGaccagcaggaggcggagctaatTTCAGCACTGCGACCAATGGTCAGGGAGTGTTTCTCGGCTAACCCTGCATACCGAGCCCTGAAGAACCACTTCCTGTCCTGCTTCACTGTCTCCGCCCTCCTTGCCACcatccaaccaatcagggagcagTCTGACACCTTTCAGCTGGAGGAGGAGCAGCTacaggaaagagagaaaggggAGTTaag AGACCCGGGTTGCTGTGTGATGTCACGGGAAAACCAGCCAATCACATCTCTTGCATCGACAGCTCCGTCATGA
- the snapc4 gene encoding snRNA-activating protein complex subunit 4 isoform X3 codes for MSAALGAERDRIQREVEELERNLSVSQRELELLSSETDDESDSEDIECKETSVRRSSGLFAEKDKLQKEIQNLEEVLGDYRPVCDSDDDDGLSSESELGLSPSVDSCLQMNLVYQQVIQETLEQLQTLLTQNYRQQRELMCQLSGPIKEPSRGQNNRCPSYQQPITMYLGHFLKPYFKDKLTGLGPPANQETKRRNSKITGCLENNKFKLKRWQSWQRSLLIHCVSKDRLKRMIQPKLSKLEFLSLRLSSAVESDKQRLRDQINTLERDIELLREKKEEEMIGVRYEVHDWQKISNVDFEGLRYAEDIHCFWVNFLHPSINKLPWQPEEMVQLEAVARKWHHRHWDSIAEELGTGRTAFMCLQMFQRYISDTLKRSVWTPAEDDLLRELVDRMRIRNFIPYTQISYFMEGRQPNQLIYRWTGVLDPRLKKGPWTAEEDQLLLQAVSRHGAKNWFRICLEVPGRTDGSCRDRYLDCLKEGLKKGPFDSQEKTLLLQLVKKHGVGRWSKISAEIPQRNDAQCLRAWRALRKIQDRAVRWTPASSTKVKQEEEEGNSEEEEVDYMDSSEEDTVKNNVELDQDEVEDEYSVPPMSAWIPAEGPSSLDVLTFRHVAPPSAAEPGGQSVRCTLVGNSGSVTALYAPPAELKAAERHRTSSLLMMTLQQLQAHIRRLFRSLDNGKHRPRRTTQCGRRVNSGPLNDARLNNQLQAAVTPWVGNLLVPERQLRIVSDALREQVEKSRLSEESLLMLMKEVKREVITSQAYSKVGGVTAALTGRTPSLVNQDPAPVVHSSACLTRIQEAPQSLAHVIVLPSPSTLTSPSGLSLAPPPSVLTNNQSPCRSALNSDALLKVELSDSASRGQRPKPAISNKGLIQDRKRTRKPSQKVREQQGSTSENDELKKKKKKRKRSSTPSSAPPSPAPLSSCISVPPSAPSVLVFVGPWQAPPSAFQKVVPAPSLRKKDLYTDWSLLFLKPDAGLLDWLNGRGGGPYLPPSVCTLKALSELLRTRKALITSSKQLLSGQDSFQSSLTLKDNQRPAE; via the exons ATGTCTGCAGCTCTGGGCGCAGAGAGAGACCGGATCCAGAGAGAGGTGGAAGAACTGGAGAGAAACCTGTCCGTGAGCCAGAGAGAACTGGAGCTGCTGAGCAGTGAGACAG ATGATGAGTCGGACAGCGAGGACATTGAATGTAAGGAGACATCGGTTAGACGG TCCTCAGGTTTGTTTGCTGAAAAAGACAAACTACAGAAAGAGATTCAGAACCTGGAGGAAGTGCTGGGAGACTACAGACCTGTCTGTGACTCAG ACGATGATGATGGCCTCAGCAGTGAG AGTGAACTTGGTCTGTCGCCGTCAGTGGATTCTTGTCTCCAGATGAATCTTGTTTATCAGCAAGTTATTCAAGAAACCTTGGAACAGCTACAGACACTACTGACACAGAACTACAGACAGCAG AGAGAGCTGATGTGTCAGCTCAGCGGACCAATCAAAGAGCCTTCCAGAGGACAGAACAACCGCTGCCCCTCCTACCAGCAGCCAATCACAATGTACCTGGGACACTTCCTGAAACCCTACTTCAAAGACAAACTGACAGGCCTG GGTcctccagccaatcaggagacgAAGAGGCGAAACTCCAAGATAACAGGATGTTTGGAAAACAACAAGTTTAAACTGAAAcgat ggcaGAGCTGGCAGAGGTCACTTCTCATTCATTGTGTATCGAAGGATCGTCTGAAGAGGATGATTCAGCCTAAACTGTCAAA gttGGAGTTCCTCTCTCTCAGACTGTCTTCAGCTGTGGAATCAGACAAACAACGACTCAGAGACCAAATAAACACTTTAGAGCGAGACATTGAGTTGCTGAG AGAGAAGAAGGAAGAGGAGATGATTGGTGTTCGATATGAAGTGCATGATTGGCAGAAGATCTCCAATGTTGAT tttgaaGGGCTCAGATACGCTGAGGACATTCACTGTTTTTGGGTAAACTTCCTCCACCCGTCAATCAACAAGTTACCATGGCAACCTGAGGAGATGGTGCAGCTAGAGGCGGTTGCTAGGAAATGGCATCACAGACACTGGGACAGCATTGCTGAGGAGCTGGGA ACGGGGAGGACGGCCTTCATGTGTCTCCAGATGTTTCAGCGCTATATATCCGACACGCTGAAACGCAGCGTTTGGACACCGGCTGAGGACGACTTGCTTAGAGAGCTTGTGGACAGAATGAGGATCAGAAACTTCATCCCTTACACTCAGA TCAGTTACTTCATGGAGGGACGACAGCCCAATCAGCTCATCTACCGTTGGACCGGCGTTCTGGATCCACGACTGAAGAAAGGCCCATGGACCGCAGAGGAGGACCAG cTGCTGCTTCAGGCTGTGTCTCGTCATGGAGCGAAGAACTGGTTTAGGATCTGTTTGGAGGTTCCTGGTCGTACCGACGGTTCCTGCCGAGACAG GTATCTGGACTGTCTAAAGGAGGGATTGAAAAAAGGTCCGTTCGACTCTCAGGAGAAGACGCTTCTTCTGcagctggtgaagaaacacGGAGTGG GTCGTTGGTCAAAGATCTCCGCTGAGATTCCTCAACGCAACGACGCCCAGTGTCTGAGAGCCTGGAGAGCTCTGAGAAAGATTCAG GACAGAGCAGTGAGGTGGACCCCAGCCTCCAGCACCAAAGTGAagcaagaggaggaggaggggaactctgaggaagaggaggtggaCTACATGGACAGCAGTGAGGAAGACACAGTGAAGAACAACGTGGAACTGGACCAGGATGAGGTGGAGGATGAGTACAGTGTCCCTCCAATGAGTGCGTGGATCCCTGCAGAGGGACCTTCATCGTTAGACGTGCTGACCTTCAGACATGTGGCCCCTCCATCAGCTGCGGAGCCTGGAGGTCAGAGCGTTCGCTGCACTTTGGTGGGAAACAGCGGCAGTGTCACAGCGCTGTACGCCCCTCCTGCAGAGCTCAAAGCAGCTGAGCGCCATCGCACATCCTCTCTGTTGATGATGACTCTACAGCAGCTTCAGGCTCACATACGCCGCCTCTTTCGGTCGCTCGATAATGGAAAGCACCGCCCACGCCGTACCACCCAATGTGGTCGGCGAGTCAACTCAGGACCACTAAATGATGCCAGACTAAACAACCAACTGCAGGCCGCTGTTACGCCGTGGGTCGGAAACCTGCTGGTCCCAGAGCGGCAGCTGCGTATCGTATCGGATGCCCTGAGGGAACAAGTGGAGAAGAGCCGACTCTCTGAGGAGtcgctgctgatgctgatgaaGGAAGTGAAGAGGGAAGTGATCACATCACAAGCCTACTCGAAAGTGGGCGGGGTCACAGCTGCTCTCACAGGAAGAACGCCTTCACTGGTTAATCAGGACCCAGCGCCCGTTGTCCACAGTTCTGCCTGCCTTACTCGCATTCAG GAGGCCCCCCAAAGCCTCGCCCACGTCATTGTCCTACCTTCGCCCAGCACGCTGACCTCGCCCTCAGGCCTCAGTTTAGCTCCACCTCCTTCTGTATTGACCAATAATCAGAGTCCATGCCGCTCGGCTCTGAACTCTGACGCCCTTTTAAAGGTTGAACTCAGTGACTCTGCCTCCAGAGGTCAGCGCCCTAAACCCGCCATCAGTAATAAAGGTCTGATCCAGGACAGGAAGAGGACCCGAAAACCAAGTCAGAAGGTCCGAGAACAACAGGGGTCCACCAGCGAGAAT GATGagttgaagaagaagaagaagaagagaaagaggAGCTCCACACCTTCATCAGCACCTCCATCTCCTGCTCCACTCTCCTCCTGCATCTCCGTTCCTCCATCAGCTCCTTCAGTCCTGGTCTTCGTTGGTCCGTGGCAGGCCCCGCCCTCTGCTTTCCAAAAGGTAGTCCCAGCTCCCTCTCTCAGGAAGAAGGATCTGTACACTGATTGGTCCCTGCTGTTCCTGAAGCCTGATGCGGGGCTCCTGGATTGGTTGAATGGAAGGGGGGGCGGGCCCTATCTTCCACCCTCCGTATGCACTCTGAAAGCACTCAGTGAGCTGCTTCGTACCAGGAAGGCTCTGATTACCTCCTCCAAACAGCTGCTGAGTGGACAGGACAGCTTTCAATCAAGCCTCACCCTCAAGGACAATCAGAGACCAG CTGAATGA